A single region of the Microlunatus panaciterrae genome encodes:
- a CDS encoding sugar transferase: MARPLGTSFSGAGAKHVNRTGQPAHDQLHRGLVRGDTGPSRVRTGSEPTTRPSPRSDPRPERPIERRPSTEGQLAGTARTRFSDWSRRYVQALTGLDAVVGLAAVLLALSGLLWDIDLAPTAAIIASAAAGAVLWPLLIAASRGYERRSVGVGSDEMRAVLRAGVCVVVGGAFIAGIAENMVLLTLVVTSVPLATVGSVAMRYAARKYLHRRQRQGESVRNVIIVGTPFAAAHLAALVEREPQCGMTVAGVCVPAADIARARELGLNVLGDLDHVTAVVSEFGCDGVAVTTGDATRNSFLRQLAWSLEGMDVELLVHPGLVEVAGPRMHIRPYVGLPLLHIEQPHFTGWRRIVKRGTDLVLTGVGLVLISPVLLAIALAIKCQDRGPVLFRQTRVGIDGQPFTMYKFRSMVLNAEERLAELKALNEGAGPLFKMTEDPRITRVGRFLRKYSLDELPQLLNVLNGTMSLVGPRPPLQSEVDEYADEAHRRLLVQPGLTGLWQVSGRSLLSWEETVRLDLRYVENWTLTFDLLILWKTVFAVLAQRGAY; this comes from the coding sequence ATGGCACGTCCTTTGGGCACCTCTTTTTCGGGTGCTGGAGCGAAGCATGTCAACCGCACCGGGCAGCCGGCTCATGATCAGCTGCACCGGGGTCTGGTCCGAGGAGACACCGGGCCCAGCCGGGTCCGGACCGGCAGCGAACCGACGACGCGACCCTCACCGCGGTCGGACCCCCGCCCGGAGCGCCCAATCGAGCGTCGACCGTCCACCGAGGGCCAGCTCGCCGGGACGGCGCGTACGCGGTTCAGTGACTGGAGCAGGCGCTACGTCCAGGCCCTGACCGGTCTCGATGCCGTCGTCGGCCTGGCCGCGGTTCTCCTCGCGCTCTCCGGCCTCCTCTGGGACATCGACCTCGCGCCGACCGCCGCGATCATCGCCAGCGCCGCTGCCGGGGCCGTGCTCTGGCCCCTGCTCATCGCCGCCTCCCGTGGGTACGAGCGGAGGTCGGTGGGGGTCGGCAGCGACGAGATGCGCGCCGTGCTCCGGGCCGGCGTGTGCGTCGTCGTCGGTGGCGCGTTCATCGCCGGCATCGCGGAGAACATGGTCCTGCTGACGTTGGTCGTCACCTCCGTACCGCTGGCCACCGTGGGTAGCGTCGCGATGCGTTACGCCGCCCGCAAGTATCTGCATCGCCGCCAGCGTCAGGGCGAGAGCGTACGCAACGTGATCATCGTCGGCACACCGTTCGCCGCCGCCCACCTGGCCGCGCTGGTCGAGCGCGAGCCGCAGTGTGGCATGACGGTCGCCGGCGTCTGCGTGCCGGCGGCCGACATCGCCCGGGCCCGCGAGCTCGGCCTGAACGTGCTCGGTGACCTCGACCATGTGACCGCGGTCGTCTCCGAGTTCGGCTGCGACGGCGTCGCCGTCACGACAGGTGACGCCACCCGCAACAGCTTCCTGCGCCAGCTCGCCTGGTCACTGGAGGGGATGGACGTCGAGTTGCTGGTGCATCCCGGGCTCGTCGAGGTGGCCGGACCGCGCATGCATATCCGTCCCTATGTCGGTCTGCCGTTGCTGCACATCGAGCAGCCGCACTTCACCGGCTGGCGCCGGATCGTCAAGCGTGGCACCGATCTGGTGCTGACCGGCGTCGGCCTGGTGCTCATCTCCCCCGTCCTGCTGGCGATCGCGCTGGCGATCAAGTGCCAGGATCGTGGCCCCGTGTTGTTCCGCCAGACCCGGGTGGGCATCGACGGGCAGCCGTTCACCATGTACAAGTTCCGGTCGATGGTGCTCAACGCCGAGGAGCGACTGGCCGAGCTCAAGGCGCTCAACGAGGGCGCCGGGCCGCTGTTCAAGATGACAGAGGACCCCCGGATCACCCGGGTCGGTCGGTTCCTGCGCAAATACTCCCTCGACGAGCTGCCCCAGCTGCTGAACGTGCTCAACGGCACCATGTCGCTAGTCGGGCCCCGGCCGCCGCTCCAGTCCGAGGTGGACGAGTACGCCGACGAGGCGCACCGCCGGCTGCTGGTCCAGCCCGGTCTGACCGGCTTGTGGCAGGTCAGCGGACGCTCCCTGCTGAGCTGGGAGGAGACGGTCCGTCTCGATCTCCGCTATGTGGAGAACTGGACCCTCACCTTCGATTTGTTGATCTTGTGGAAGACGGTCTTCGCTGTGCTGGCACAGCGCGGAGCCTACTGA
- a CDS encoding glycerophosphodiester phosphodiesterase, with the protein MSAQNDPETEARGRGVSRRAALGSIGLGALAGAAGGAGVYALQTRVSGAPGPDAVGEPAAATKISVGSWAAVRGDHYYIAHRGSGDVFPEHTMEAYQAAFQWGAKCLEVSVGRTSDNVLVCMHDASYDRTTTATGKLADLPSTILRGVNVRQARLGPAWLREPMPAVPLFEDVLRRFGGQVVLCVEPKDNLAYPLMVEMVERYGLKASVIFKLFYESPRIDEAKAAGYPVFVYLGRTADLVPSIIDPIVAKLDRDRDYLVIPAFGADAVTFTDDAIVQRCVATNVPVWVYPVHRRSDADHFFGLGVAGAICSSYGYVSRREPTATTDTWRYKAIASGEMTKDPASDAFALTWTGEDELTLGLQGAQHFVTLGQLCPLPNAKASYTIDFQARWTTMPKDSTSNITLAFGHTDDAYYEHRRGGTDGYHAIIRRDGRLDLFRHRPNNQTGAQLGSVQTRAPRVNEWMSFRLEVQPQQIRWSRLDGTPATVTTEDAAVRGGYLHVGRSALDGGLSLRQLRVS; encoded by the coding sequence ATGTCTGCTCAGAACGACCCGGAGACAGAAGCCCGCGGCCGGGGGGTGAGCCGCCGCGCCGCCCTAGGCTCGATCGGGCTCGGCGCCCTGGCCGGTGCGGCCGGGGGTGCAGGGGTCTACGCACTGCAGACCCGGGTGAGCGGTGCGCCCGGACCCGACGCGGTGGGAGAGCCGGCCGCGGCGACCAAGATCAGCGTCGGCAGCTGGGCCGCCGTACGCGGGGACCACTACTACATCGCCCATCGTGGGTCGGGAGACGTCTTTCCCGAGCACACCATGGAGGCCTACCAGGCGGCGTTCCAATGGGGGGCCAAGTGCCTGGAGGTCAGTGTCGGCAGGACCTCCGACAATGTGCTGGTCTGCATGCATGACGCCAGCTATGACCGGACGACCACAGCCACCGGCAAGCTCGCCGATCTCCCCTCGACCATCCTGCGCGGCGTGAACGTCCGTCAGGCCCGCCTCGGCCCGGCGTGGCTGCGCGAGCCGATGCCCGCAGTCCCGCTGTTCGAAGATGTGCTCCGCCGGTTCGGCGGACAGGTGGTCCTCTGCGTGGAACCCAAGGACAACCTGGCCTATCCGCTGATGGTCGAGATGGTGGAGCGATACGGGCTCAAGGCCTCGGTCATCTTCAAGCTCTTCTATGAGAGTCCCCGGATCGACGAGGCGAAGGCCGCCGGATATCCGGTGTTCGTCTATCTCGGTCGGACCGCAGACCTGGTGCCGTCGATCATCGACCCGATCGTGGCGAAGCTGGACCGGGACCGGGACTATCTGGTGATCCCGGCGTTCGGAGCCGACGCGGTCACCTTCACCGATGACGCGATCGTCCAGCGGTGCGTGGCGACGAATGTGCCGGTGTGGGTCTACCCGGTTCACCGGCGCTCGGATGCCGACCACTTCTTCGGTCTCGGTGTCGCAGGCGCGATCTGCTCGAGCTATGGCTACGTCAGCCGGCGGGAGCCGACCGCCACCACCGACACCTGGCGCTACAAGGCGATCGCGTCCGGGGAGATGACCAAGGATCCTGCCTCGGACGCCTTCGCCCTGACGTGGACCGGTGAGGACGAGCTGACGCTTGGACTGCAGGGAGCCCAGCATTTCGTCACTCTCGGTCAGCTGTGCCCGCTGCCCAACGCCAAGGCGTCCTACACGATCGACTTCCAGGCCCGCTGGACCACCATGCCGAAGGACTCCACCTCCAACATCACGCTCGCGTTCGGGCACACCGACGACGCCTACTACGAGCACCGCAGGGGCGGCACCGACGGGTACCACGCCATCATCCGGCGTGACGGCCGGCTGGATCTGTTCCGGCATCGCCCGAACAACCAGACCGGCGCCCAGCTGGGAAGCGTCCAGACGAGGGCTCCTCGAGTCAACGAGTGGATGAGCTTTCGGCTGGAGGTCCAGCCGCAACAGATCCGGTGGAGTCGTCTGGACGGGACCCCGGCCACGGTGACGACTGAGGATGCCGCCGTGCGCGGTGGGTACCTGCACGTCGGGCGCAGTGCCCTCGACGGCGGGCTGTCCCTGCGCCAACTCAGAGTCAGCTGA
- a CDS encoding PKD domain-containing protein gives MGSLPASADTAPLNPNDPKTPLTVAGDALPTAQHNGVAWYQTIVGNTVYVVGKFTTARPAGAAPNTNTVVRNNILAYSLTTGALITTFAPSLNGQALAITASPDGTRLYVGGDFTSVSGVTRNRIVALNPSTGAVISTFAPNVSGQVRAIVATNSTVYFGGNFSSVNSRSRGRLAAVQASNGALLSWAPVAANGKVNALALSPDATRIVVGGAFTTLNGSDRPGYGLGQVSATTGGLLPFAANNVVRNAGTESAILSLASDGTNVYGTGYIYGTGGNLEGAFSANWSDGAIKWIEDCHGDSYGVWPTNTAVYVAGHPHYCLNLGGYGEMPSGTAQRAIAFSKAATGVLTKDTRGYPSFTGQPAPSLQNWFPQMTQGTASGQGQAAWTVTGTGSYVVMAGEFPSVNNVPQQGMVRFAVKEIAPNKFGPRATGTNFQPTLSSPQPGQVRVNWVSNFDYDNSILTYRVYRDGGSTPIYTVTQASTWWQRPSLSYLNTGLAGGTHSYRLTVTDPFNNSVAGPTVSITIQGAAGNTAPTASFTSSVSGRTVSVNGSGSSDPDGTIASYAWTFGDGATASGATANHTYAADGTYTVTLKVTDNGGAVNSTSRSVTVGGTQGVVAQDGFGRIVTGGWGTADTGGPWALNGSSGYFAVNNGTGLINLTKAGIGPNAFLGVSATALDTTVTLSMDKVGNGGGTYLSVTGRKVGTSEYLAKVGISSAGAVTLSVTRMVSGTETTLKSAATGLTYSAGQQLQVRLQVTGTSPTTIAAKVWRVGTTQPSGWLVSASDATSGLQSAGGVALRAYLSGSATNFPIVVRFDNLSSLAA, from the coding sequence ATGGGCTCCCTGCCCGCCTCGGCAGACACGGCACCACTGAACCCCAACGACCCCAAGACCCCTCTCACCGTTGCCGGCGACGCCCTGCCGACGGCGCAACACAACGGCGTGGCCTGGTACCAGACGATCGTGGGCAACACGGTCTACGTCGTCGGCAAGTTCACCACCGCACGTCCGGCCGGTGCAGCGCCCAACACGAACACCGTTGTGCGCAACAACATCCTGGCCTACAGCCTGACCACGGGCGCGCTGATCACCACCTTCGCCCCCAGCCTCAACGGCCAGGCCCTGGCCATCACCGCCTCCCCCGACGGGACGCGGCTGTACGTGGGTGGCGACTTCACCAGCGTCAGCGGGGTCACCCGCAACCGGATCGTCGCGCTGAACCCGTCCACGGGTGCCGTCATCTCCACCTTCGCCCCCAATGTGAGCGGTCAGGTGCGGGCGATCGTGGCGACCAACAGCACCGTCTACTTCGGCGGCAACTTCAGCTCGGTCAACTCCCGCTCACGCGGCCGCCTCGCCGCCGTACAGGCCTCCAACGGCGCCCTGCTCTCCTGGGCCCCGGTGGCGGCCAATGGCAAGGTGAACGCACTGGCACTCTCACCGGACGCCACCCGCATCGTGGTCGGCGGCGCCTTCACCACACTCAACGGCTCCGACCGACCCGGCTATGGGCTCGGCCAGGTGAGCGCCACCACAGGGGGACTGCTGCCCTTCGCCGCAAACAACGTGGTCCGGAACGCCGGCACCGAGTCGGCAATCCTGTCGCTGGCCTCGGACGGCACCAACGTCTACGGCACCGGTTACATCTACGGCACCGGCGGCAACCTCGAGGGTGCCTTCTCGGCCAACTGGTCCGACGGCGCCATCAAGTGGATCGAGGACTGCCATGGCGACAGCTACGGCGTCTGGCCGACCAACACCGCGGTCTATGTAGCGGGTCATCCGCACTACTGCCTCAACCTCGGGGGCTACGGCGAGATGCCGTCGGGCACTGCCCAGCGGGCCATTGCGTTCAGCAAGGCCGCCACCGGTGTGCTGACCAAGGACACTCGCGGCTATCCCAGCTTCACCGGCCAACCGGCACCGTCGCTGCAGAACTGGTTCCCCCAGATGACCCAGGGCACCGCCAGTGGACAGGGCCAGGCCGCCTGGACCGTCACCGGCACCGGCAGCTATGTGGTGATGGCGGGCGAGTTCCCGTCGGTGAACAACGTCCCGCAACAGGGCATGGTGCGTTTCGCCGTGAAGGAGATCGCCCCCAACAAGTTCGGGCCTCGAGCCACCGGCACCAACTTCCAGCCCACCCTCTCCTCCCCGCAGCCGGGTCAGGTGCGGGTCAACTGGGTCAGCAACTTCGACTACGACAACTCGATCCTGACCTATCGCGTTTACCGGGACGGTGGGTCAACGCCGATCTACACCGTCACCCAGGCCTCGACTTGGTGGCAGCGGCCGAGCCTCAGCTATCTGAACACCGGACTGGCCGGCGGCACGCACAGCTATCGGCTGACCGTCACCGACCCGTTCAACAACTCGGTGGCCGGCCCGACGGTCAGCATCACGATCCAGGGCGCCGCCGGCAACACGGCTCCGACGGCATCGTTCACCTCCAGCGTCAGCGGTCGGACCGTCAGCGTCAACGGCTCCGGGTCCTCCGACCCCGATGGCACCATCGCGTCCTATGCCTGGACCTTCGGTGACGGCGCCACGGCCAGCGGGGCCACGGCCAACCACACCTATGCGGCCGACGGCACCTACACCGTGACGTTGAAGGTGACCGACAACGGCGGGGCGGTCAACTCCACCTCCAGGTCGGTCACCGTCGGGGGTACCCAGGGGGTGGTGGCCCAGGACGGCTTCGGTCGGATCGTCACGGGCGGCTGGGGCACTGCGGATACGGGCGGTCCGTGGGCTCTGAACGGGTCGTCCGGGTACTTCGCGGTGAACAACGGGACTGGGCTGATCAACCTGACCAAGGCAGGGATCGGCCCTAACGCCTTTCTGGGCGTCTCCGCCACCGCCCTCGACACCACGGTGACACTGTCGATGGACAAGGTCGGCAACGGCGGCGGAACCTACCTCAGTGTCACCGGGCGGAAGGTCGGCACTTCGGAGTATCTCGCCAAGGTGGGGATCTCCAGCGCGGGCGCCGTCACCCTGTCCGTGACGCGGATGGTCAGCGGCACGGAGACGACTCTGAAGTCGGCCGCCACCGGCCTCACCTACAGCGCTGGCCAGCAGCTCCAGGTGCGCCTGCAGGTCACCGGCACCTCGCCGACCACGATCGCAGCGAAGGTATGGCGAGTCGGCACCACCCAACCCTCCGGCTGGCTGGTATCGGCATCTGACGCCACGTCCGGCCTGCAGTCAGCCGGCGGGGTCGCCCTCCGGGCCTACCTGTCGGGCAGCGCCACCAACTTCCCAATCGTCGTTCGCTTCGACAACCTGAGCAGCCTGGCCGCTTGA